The genomic region TGAGGTGAACAGCGCGTCCGCCCAGCGGGCGCCCAGCTCCTTGCTCTGCCTCGACGCCCCGGCCTGGAAGAGCACCGGGCGGCGGCCCTGGTAGCCGCCGGGCAGCGGAAGCACCCCGGACGTCCGGTAGAACTCGCCGCTGAAGTCCACGGGCCGGGTGCGCCGCGCGTCGATGTAGACGTCGGCCGCGGCGTCGGCGACCACGGCGTCCTCGGGCAACGAGGCCCACAGCGCGTCGACGGCGGAGATGAACTCCTCGGCCTTGCGGTAGCGCGCCTGCGGTTCGAGGACCTCGTCGACGCCGAGCGCGGAGCGGGTGACGTCCTCCTGGCTGGTGATGATGTTCCAGCCGGCGCGTCCCTTGCTGACGTGGTCGAGGGTCGCGATCGAGCGGGCGAGCAGGAACGGGTTGCCGTGGATCGCCGGGTTGGTCGACACCAGGCCGATGTGCTCGGTCTCGCGCGCCAGCGCCGCGAGCAGGACGGTCGGATCCGTCCCGCGCCACGGCCGGCGGTAGGAGGCGGCGTCGAGCGAGCCGAGGCGGTCGGCGATGAAGATCGCATCGAAGCGGGCCCGCTCGGCGAGCCGCGCGATCTCGGTGTAGTAGTCGATGCCGGCGATCCAGTCCGACGTCGGCGGCAGGGTCTTCCAGGCCGCGTCGTGGCGGCCGGTCGCCTGCAGGTTCAGGCACAGTCGCACCTGTCGAGTCACGAGTATTCCTTGCGGTCGTCGGGAGCGGGAGGTCGTCGGAAGCAGGTGGTCGTCGGCGTCAGGGGGCGTCCGCGTCAGGGGGCGTCGACGTCAGGAGGCGTCGACGTCAGGAGACGGCGAGGCCGGCCCGCAGCCGTTCGCGCTGCTCTCGGTCGGCCGGTCGGGAGGTGAGGGTCGGCGCCGACTCCACGAGCAGCCGGGTGTACGGGTGCGACGGCGCGCTGACGATGCGCGCGGTGTCGCCGGCCTCGACGATCCGGCTGCGGTAGAGCACGATCGTCCGGTCGGAGATGCCCGCGACCGAGCCGAGATCGTGGGAGATGAACAGCATCGCGACGTCGAGGGTGGAGCGCAGCTCGCGGAGCAGCTCGAGGATCGCGACGCGGTTGGCCGAGTCCAGTGCGCTCACCGGCTCGTCGAGGATCAGCAGGCGCGGCTCGCCGATGAGCGCACGGGCGATCGCCACCCGCTGACGCTGCCCGCCGGAGAGCTCGCCGGGGAACCGCTCCAGCAGCGACTCGTCGAGCCGGACGGCGCGGAACTGGCGGCGGACGGCGGCGGCGATCGCCGCCCGGTCGAGCCCGCCGCGGATGCGCAGCGGTTCCGCGACGGACGCGGCGACGGTGTGTTCCGGGTCGAGGCTGCGCAGCGGATCCTGGAACACGTACTGGACGACGCCCTCGCGGCCGAACGCCCGCCGCTGGCGCCCCGACAGGTGGGTGACGTCCCGCCCGCCGACGTGCACGGACCCGGCCGAGGCCCGCACCAGGCCGAGCACCGCGCGCGCGAGGGTCGACTTGCCCGCCCCGGACTCGCCGATGACGCCGACGGTCTCGCCCGGGCGGATCACCAGGGAGGCGTCCTCGAGCGCCTGCTTGCGCCCGCGGCCGCGGCCGAACTGGACGCCGAGCCCGTCGACCCGCAGGACCGGCTCCAGCGACTCGGGCGCGCTCGAACTCCTCGGCTCCGGTACCTGCACCTGCACCGGGGCCTGCACCGGGGCCGAGCCCGATGCCGGCGCCGATGCCGGCGCCGAGGCCGGCGGGCGCGAACCGGTGCCGGCGGCGCGCAGGCCGTACTGCTCGTGCTCGGCGACCAGCAGCCGGGTGTACTCGTGCCGCGGGGCGTGCAGGATCGCGGCCGTGGGGCCCTGCTCGACGACGTGCCCGTCGCGCATGACCAGCACCTCGTCGCAGAGCTGGGCCACGACGGCGAGATCGTGCGAGACGACGATGAGCGACAGCCCGATCCGCTCCTTCAGCTCGACGAGCAGGTCGAGGATGCCGGCCTGCACCGTGGTGTCGAGCGCGGTCGTCGCCTCGTCGGCGATGAGTACCTCGGGATCGAGAGAGATCGCGATGGCGATGAGGACGCGTTGCAGCATCCCGCCGGACAGCTCGTGCACGTACTGCTCGTAGACGTACGCGGGATCGCGCAGGTGGACGGCGTCGAGCAGCTCGATGGCCCGCTGTTTCGCCGCGGGCCGGTTGAGCCCCTGCTTGACCCGCAGCACCTCCTGGACCTGCTTGCCGACCCGGATCGACGGGTTGAGGTACGACGCCGGGTCCTGGAACACGGCGCTGATCGAGCTGCCGCGCAGGGCCGTCCACTCCGGCCGGGACAGGCCCGCGACGTCGCGGCCGAGCAGCTCGATCGAGCCGCCGGCGACCTCGATGTGCTTCGGCAGGACGCCGAGCACGGCCTTGCAGGTCAACGACTTGCCGCTGCCGGACTCCCCGACGATGCCGACGACCCCGCCGCGGGCGAGGCGCAGGCTCACGCCGTGCACCAGCTCCTCGTCGGCGGCGTCGTTGTGGATCCGCACGTCGGTCAGCGTGAGCACCGTGTCGCGGCCGGCCGCGTCGCGGTCGGCGGGACCAGGCACGCTCGGCGTCATCGGTTGCTCCTCAAACACAGCCGGAACGTCAGGCATGGACGGAACGTCAGTCATGGCGGGGACGTCAGTCATGGCCGGGACGGATCTGTCGGGTCCGCCAGCTCCGCCAGCGCGGCGAGTCGCCGGGTCCGGTTGGAGCGGGCGGTCTTCTCGCCGGTCAGGGCGCGGCCGGTCTCGCCCGCGGCGTCCCGGATGGCGTCCGCGAGCAGGTTGCAGGCCAGGACGGCGGCGAGGATGAGCAGGGTCGGGAAGACCGGTGCGTACGGCTTCTGGGCGAGGTAGCCCAGGTCGGAGGCGAGGATCCCGCCCCAGGTCGGGGTGGGCGGCTGGATCCCGATACCGAGGAACGTCAGGCTCGAGATCACCACGAGCCCGATGCCGAGGGTGGTGGCCAGAGTGACGGCGATCGACGGCAGCACCTTGGACCACACGTGGCTGCGGACGATCCAGCTCGTCGACGCCCCGGCGATGGAGGCCGCCTCCACGTACTGCGACCGGGCGACGGACATCGTCGCCGCCCGGCTCACCCGGTAGAACACGGGTGCGATGAGCATGCCGACGACGATCATGGCCTGGGTGATGCCGTTGCCGAGCAGCGCCGTCATGGCGACCGCGAAGACGAGGAACGGCAGGGCGATGAACGTGTCGACGACCCGCAGGCTCAGCCACTCGAACACCGAGCCGAGATAGACCGACAGGATGCCGGGGATCGTGCCGAGTACCAGGGCGATCCCGGCGACCTCCAGCGCGCTGAGGATGCTCAGCGGCGCGCCGGCGAGGATGCGGCTGAGCACGTCGCGGCCGATGTAGTCGGTGCCCAGCAGGTGGCTGGCCGAGGGGCCGGCAAGCGTCCGGTCGCTCCCCTTCAGCGGGTCGTAGGGCGCCAGGACGGGGCCCAGCACGGCCACGACGGCGATGATCGCGAGCAGGGCGAGGGCGACCCGCGCGCTGGTGAGCCGCAACAGTGTTCTGATCACGCCTCAGACCCCCCGGTTGGCGTCGGGGGTGACGCGGTTGAGCACGATGTTGACAAGCAGGTTGAACACCACGACGAGGACGACCGAGACGACGAGCACGCCCTGTACGGCCGGCACGTCGCCGCGGACCGCCGCCTGGCTGGCGTACACGCCGTACCCGGAGAGCCCGAAGATCGCTTCGATGATCACCGCTCCGCCCAGCAGGTTGGGGAACTTCAGGCCGAGGACCGCCAACGCCGGCGCAATGCCGTTGCGCAGCACGTGCACGAAGAAGATCCGGCGCGGGCCGAGGCCGCGCACGATCGCGCCGGTGACGTAGTTCCCGCGGTAGGCCGACACCAGCCCGTTGCGCAGCTGCCGGGCGACGTCGGCGGCCGTGTCGAAGCTGAGCGCGATCGCGGGGAGGATCAGGTGGCTCAGCCACGGGCCCAGCCCGGCCTGGATCGGCACGTAGCCCGCGGCGGGCAGCAGCTGCAGGCTGACCGCGAACACCGCCGCCAGCCCGATCCCCACGATGAACGGCGGCAGCACCGAGATGACCGTGGTGAAGGTCGTGATCGCCCGGTCGGGCCAGCGGGTGTGGAAGTGGGCGGCGAGCGCGCCGAGCAGAAACCCGAAGACGATGCCGAGGACGAGCGCGACCCCGGCGGCCGAGAGCGTGATGGCGGCCCGCTGGCCGAGCGCGTGCGCCACGCTCAGCCCGTTGTACCAGCTCTTTCCCAGGTCGCCGTGCAGGAGCGAGCCGAGCCAGTCCCCGTACTGGACGAGGAAGGGGCGGTCGAGGCCCCACGTGTGTTCGATGGCCGCCACGGCCTGCGGGGAGGCCGCGTCGCCGAGCTGCAGGTAGGCGGGGCTGCGCCCGCTGAGATGCCCGAGCAGGTAGGTGAGGAAGGTGCCGAGCAGGAACACCGGGACGAGGATCCCGAGCAGCCGGGCGGTCGAGGCGACCGCCCGGCTGATCCGGTGGGCGACCACGCCGCGACGGGCGGCAGGCGGCGCGGTGAGCGCGGGTGGCGGTGCGGACACTGGCTTCTACTCCCGTCGATGAACGGCGTTGGTCGTGTCTTCAGGGTTGGTCGGGGTCGGCTCAGTCGCCGTGGGTGAACGTGACGCCCTTCCAGCTCAGGAAGCCGTCGATCGCGGGCAGGTCGGAGAGCGACTTCTTCTTGGCGATGGCGGAGGCGTAGGTGTAGAGCGACACCGTGGAACCGTTCTCGTAGCCGGCCTTGGCGGCGGCCTGCAGCCGGGAGGGGTAGTCCGGCGAGTCGATGGGCGTGGCCCGGACCGCCTTGAGCGCCTGCTGGAAGGGCGCGGACGTGTACGGCGAGCTCAGGTTGAGCACGCCCCCGGTGTCGTAGTGCTCGGTCAGCGCCTGGACGTGGGAGTCACGGCCGACGTAGCCGAAGATCGACGCGGCGAGGGTCTTGCCGTAGTACCCCTTGCTCCAGTTGGCGAAGTCGGTCAGTTTGATGGTCGTCCGGATGCCGACCGCCTTGAGCTGCTCCTGGAGGACTTCCGCGACCTGGTCGAAGTTGTTGGCGAGGCCGGCGATCTCGAAGGAGATGGCACCGTCCGCGTAGCCGGCCTTCGCCAGGATCTCCCGGGCCCGGGCGGGATCGTAGGGGTGCTCGGAATCCAGCGCGCCGACGTAGGCCGGGTGTCCCTTGGGGAAGGGCTGGTGGGAGGGCTCGCCCTCACCGAACCCGAGTTTGGTGGCGAACTCGGCGGGGTTGACGGCGTAGCGGATCGCCTCGACGACCTTCGGGTCGGTGAACGGCGCCTTGTTGATGTTCAGGCTCAGGAAGGTCGACCCCCACTGGCGGTTGACCCCCGCCAGGATGTCGAGACCCGCGCCGCGCGCCTGCTGGATCTGTGACCCGTCGATCTGGGCGAAGTTGTACACGCCGGACTGCAGGCCCGGCACGAGCGTGTTCGCGTCGATGCCGAAGTTGATCTCGATCCGCTTGACGTGGATGTTCGCCGCGTCCCAGTAGCCGTCCCACTTCTCCAGGACGATCTTCGACTCGGGGACGATCTCCACGACCTTGTACGGACCGGCGCCGACCGGGTTCGTCTGGCTGAGCTTGACCGGGTCCGCCTGCGCGGCCGCCTTGCTGGGCAGCATGCCGCCGCGCACGGACAGCAGGTAGGGGATCTGGTAGTCCTGCTGGCCAAGATCGAGCCGCACCGTGAGGTCGTCGATCACGGTCGCCGACCTGACGTTGTTGTACGAGCCCTTCAGCGCCGAGTTCTGCTGCGTCTTGATCCGCTCGATGTTGAACTTGACGGCCTCGGCGTTGACCGGCGTCCCGTCCTGGAAGGTCAGCTTGGGCTTCAGCCGGATGGTGATCTGGTCGCCCGCCTGGTTGTACGAGTAGCCCTCGGCGAGAGCCGGCTTCACCTCACGCTTCTCGTTCAGCGTGAACAGCGACTCGTAGATGGGCGTGAGGTAGTTCGTCGCCGCGGTCGATCCGGTGACGACCGGGTCCCAGGCGACCGGGATCTGCTTGGTCCCCCAGTGGACCGTGTCCGAGCCGCTCCCCCCGCCGGCGGCCGCACTGGTCGAGCATCCGGCCAGCAGCGCGCCGGCCGTCACCAGTGCGGTGAGGACGCCGAGGCGCCTCTTTCTCGTTCTGAACATTTCTCTCCGATCGGGGGATCGTTCGGGCATCGCGCGGTGGCCGCACCGGCGGTCGTCGCATGAAGGGCATGAACGGGCATGAACGGGCATGAAGGGCATGACGGGCTGGGCGACGGGAGAGAAGTCCCGTCGCCGATGTCGACGACTACTCGGAGTCGTCAGGGATGGTGTCGCGGACGACCCTGAATCGGTCCCGCGAAGATGACGTATGGGTCGTGGCTGGAGCACTCATGCTCGGGGGCGCCGACCGCGCCCCCGTCACTCACCGACAGCGAGCGCTACCGGTGCGCATGAGGTCGACCTCACGACGGGTGACGAGCGGCATGAGCGCGCGAAGGCGCGGCAGGCCAGTCCTCGGTTCCTCGATCGCCACGGGACCGATCAAAGCCGGCCGAGGCCGCGATGTCAACCCATGTTGTAATGATTTCGATCAGGAAGCACCCGCCGTTTCCCGCCGCGACGCCCCCCATCTCATGACATCATCCCTTGATGACCTCCAAGGTCCCGCAGCCCAAGGAGTCACGTGTCCACCTCCGTTGCGGCCGAGCCCGCCCCGATGCGCACCACCGCCCGCCCCAGGCCCGTCGACACCGGCAGCCTCTGTCTCGACCTCGTCGCCACCCGCACGCCGGGCGGCCCGGACCTGCTCGAGACGGCAGCCGACGCGACGGCGTGGCTCGACGCCTTCGACCTGCCGACCCCCGCGGCCGGGTTCACGTCGCGTGACCTGGAGCGGGTCCAGGCGCTGCGCGCCGCCGTGGACCGCCTCGTCCAGGCCCGCCTCGCCGGCGCCAGCCCCGACCCCGAGGACGCCGGGCACCTCAACACCTGCGCCGCGCCGCCGACGCCGACGTTCTTCCTCCGCGGGGATGCGTGGCTGCGGGTCGAGGTCCCGCAGCCCGACCTGGCCGGCGTGCTGTCCGTCCTCGCCCGCGACGCGGTCCACCTGTTGACCACGAGCGAGCCGAGCCGCCTGCGCTCCTGCGAGGGCTGCGGCCTCGCCTTCTACGACCGCTCCCCCTCGGGTGCCAGGCGCTGGTGCTCGATGAAGCGCTGCGGCGAGCGCACCGCCTCCGCCAACTACCGCCGCCGCCACGCCGATGCCCACGCCGACGCCAACGCCGGCCACAGCGCCATCCCGGCCGACGCGGCGACGGAATCGCCCGTGCCGTCGGCGAACCCGCGTTCCCGGCGAAGCCCCGCGTCCAACCACTGACTCCGGCCCGTCGCCATGGGCGTCCACGCCCTGGCTGGCCGGCAGCGGGGAGTCGCCCGTTGCGTGCCGACCGGTGGCCCTCGGATTCGTCGACGACGTCTACGTCGATGCGGACCATCGCGGAAAGGGCGAGCCACGCCCTCGGAAGTGGAAGCAGGTCGGCAGTCATCGGGAAACGCGGGCACGGAACAGACACACGCCCAGCGCGGTACGCGACCACTTCAGGGACGCTGGAACCTGCCGACGTGGCGACTGCCCACGTAACGTTCTGTCGATCCGGGCCACGACCTGCCCCGTCTGTGCCTAACCTGATGGCGATCAGGATGGACGGGGAGGGAGATCTTCATGCCCAGGTGTCCGCACGCATACTGTCGACGGTCCCGATGAGTGCGCCGGTGGTCGTCGCGGTGGTGGGGGGCGGGGCGAGCGGTTGCCTCGCCACCGCCCAGCTGGCAAGGTCCGTGGCGGTTACCGGCCGAAGATTCACGATCCTGCTCGTCGAACCCGACGACGTCGGTGAGGGCCTGGCGTATCGGACCCGGGATCCGCGGCACCGGCTCAATGTGCCGGCCGCGAAGATGAGCGCCTTCGACGATGACCCGCAGCACTTCCTGCGCTGGCTTCGGCGGCATGTCGCGGTCGACTTTCCGGCCGGGGGCTACGCGCCCCGCCAGTTTTACGCCGACTACCTCCGCCACACGCTGGAGGAGACGCTGCGCGCCGCGGGCGGGGTGCACTGCGAGCGGGTGCGCGCCCGCGCGACGGACGTCCGCCGGCACGGCCGCCGGCTGCGCCTCACGCTCGACGACGGCACCAGCCATCCGGTCGACGGCGTGGTCCTCGCCCTCGGGCACGGCGCTGCGACGACGTCGTGGGCTCCCCCGGCGCTGGCCCGCTCGCCGCGGTTCGTCGGTGATCCGTGGCGGGCGGATTCCCAGCCCCGCGTCCCGGCCGGCAGCGACGTGCTGCTCGTCGGCTCCGGCCTGACCATGGCCGACATGGCCCAGCGCTGGAGCCGGGCCGGCGTGCGCCTGCACGTGACCTCGCGCCACGGGCTGCTTCCACTCCCCCACGCCGCGAACCCGGCACCGCCGCTCGCCGCCCCCCAGCTACCCGACGGACCGTTGAGCCTCGCCCAGGCCCGCCGCCTTGTCTTCGATCACATCCGCGCGGCCGACGGCGACTGGCGGCGGGCCGTGGACGCGATGCGCCCGGTGACGGCCGAGCTGTGGTCACGCCTGGACGCCGCTGCCCGCTCGCGCTTCGTCGCCACGACGATGCGGCGCTGGGACCAGGTGCGCCACCGCGTCGACCCCGCCGTCCACGCCTGGCTGGAGCAGCGACGCGCCGAGGGATCGCTGGTCGTGCACGCCGCCCACGTCGTCGACGCTGCCGACACCGCGGCCGGCATCGAGGTCTCGCTCGGTGACGGCTCCCGTGTGGTCGCCGCGGCCGTGGTCAACTGCACCGGGGCGGGCGCCGGCGTGCGGACCAGCCATGATCCCCTCATCATGAACCTGCTCGCCAGCGGCCTGGCGACCCCGGACGCCCTGGACCTGGGTTTCGCCACCGAGGGGTCCGGGCGGCTGGTCGCGACCGACGGACCGCGGCCGGCGATCTGGGCCATCGGACCGTTGCGGCGCGGCGAACTGTGGGAGAGCACGGCGATCCCCGACCTTCGCGGCCAGGCGGCTGCGCTCGCCCGCGCCGTCGTCACTGCCCTGCCCGGGCCACGGGTCGTCCGGCGGGTGCGCGACCCCTACGGCCTGCCCCTCACCGCCAGCCCGGCGGCGGCCGGTCGCTACGTCGCCGGGCTCGGACGGATCCTGCGGGTGCGGTCCGGAGCCGAGACGCTGGTGGCCGAGGCGGTCGCGGCCGATCCCCAGTTCGCCCTCGGGCAGGCGGTGCTGGCGCTGCTCGGTGCCGAGTGGGGCGCCGACGTCGATGTGGAAACGGCGCTGCGGAACGCTCAACGCCACGCCGGCCGGGCCGACGAGCGGGAGCGGCGCTTCATCGAGGTCGTCGCCGCCCGCATCCACGAGCCGGGCGGAGCCGGTTCGGCGGCGGCGCTGCTCAGCTACATCCAGGCCTACCCGGAGGACGCCCTCGCCGTCAGCATCGCCGTGCCGACCATCGCGTTCAACGGCGCCACGGAGATCCCGGCCGAGGCCTGGGCCCTGGTCGAAGGACTGGCTGCCGTCTACCGCGACGACTGGTGGTACCGGGGGCTGCTCGCCTTCACCCGCCAGGAGCAGGAGCGCTGGGACGAGGCGGCCGAACTCGCCGCACTGTCGCTGGCCGTCGAACCGACCGCCGGCCACGCCGTCCACGCGAAGACCCACGTCCACTACGAGACCGGCGACCACGAGGCGGGACTGGCCTGGTTGGACGCCTGGATCTCGACCTGCGGGTCGGACTCGTCGCATCGGGCGCACTTCTCCTGGCACGCGGCCCTGCACGAACTCGCCCTCGGTGACGACAACGCGATCCGGGCGCGTTTCTCGACCCAGCTCTCGCCGCCGGCCGTCTCCGGCGTCCGGGCGCTGATCGACTCGGCGTCGCTGCTGTGGCGCGGCCTCGCGGCCGGCGCCTGGACGTCGGTGGAACTCGGACCGGTGTTGGAGACCGTTCCCGGCGCGTTGCTCGTCGATCCGCCGACGCCCTTCGTCGGGCTCCACGCGGCCATCGCCCTCGCCGCCGTGGGAGACTGCCGCCGACTCGCGCAACTGCGCCGGTCCGCCGCCGCCCGCAGCAGCGCGGTGTTCACCGACACCGTCGCGCCGCTGGCCGACGCCCTGATGCACCTTCTGCACGGTGATCCCGACCGGGCGACCGACGCGCTGATCGCATTGCCCGGCGTCGAGCGGCTCGGAGGCAGCGCCGCCCAGCGCGAGATCGTCGAGGACACCACGATCTACTGCGCCATCCAGGCCAACCGGCCCGACCTCGCCCAGTCGCTTCTGCAGACCCGACTCGACCGCCGCTGCTCCCCCCGCGACGTCCACCGCCGCGCACAACTCCTCACCGGCCAACAGACCGGACGCTCGTCACCGAGCGAGTGACCGGTACTTCGTCATGGTCGACGTGGTGGTGCTCGCCCGGACGGCGACAAAGTTCATCTCCGGGTCCAGCGGACGGAGGCAATTGATGGTGGGCGGGGCGATCCCATCCCGGATGGCCAGGCAGGACACGATCGCCTCGACCGCACCCCCGGTGCCGATCATGTGCCCGGTCATGGACTTGGTTGAGCTGACCGGGACATGTGGCGCGTACGCGCCGAACACCCCTCGTTGCGTACTCCATCACCACCCGGTCGGCGTGAAACGTCCAGGTGGCGCTTCTCCGGACCAGCTCGAATCCCAGGTCCATCGGGCGTCCTCCGCTATCGCCGCTGGCTCTTCCGGTCCGGGAGAAGCATCGCGCCGGTGGTGATGACCAGCTCGAGGGCGCCCAGGAAGACAAGCACCACGCCGACCTTGGTCAGGGTGAAGACCGGGATCTTGACCCCATCCGTGGTGAAGTAGAGGATCAACCCGGCGGCCAGCATGAAGGCACCGGTGATCAGGGACTTGACATTGTTGGACACGTCGCCTCCTCGGCGTATGAGGATCCGGGCAGCACTCCATCCTCGGCCGGCCCGCCGGTGTCGCCGGTCGACTGCGGCGAGACTGACCGCAGGTCGTGCAGAAACCTGATGAAGAACAGTCCGAATGCGACTCCAACCTAGCAGCATCCAAGCACCGCGAGTGCGCTCCGACTGCCGAAGGCCGCGATCAGCCAGGTCAGCAATGAAACCCCGAACGGGCTCGGCCCGGAGACCTCAGTGGTTGCGATACTTGTGACCCGGCCGAACAATCTTTCGGGAACCCGCTCCTGTAGCACCAACATGTACTGGAGATCGACGGGCTGATCACCACTCCCGCGACGAACATCACCATGAGTGCGACCGGCACGGCGGTCTGCGCTGCGAGTAGAAGAACCAGCACCCCGGAGGAGCTGACTGGACCGGATTCCGGTGTGGTCGCCGCGGCCGACGCGACCACACGGTCGGGCGCCGCGCCTCCGACTGGAGTCAGGAGAGGTAGAAGAGGCACCGCGGGATCCAGGACGGATGCCACCGCCACCAGTACTCCGCATTTCCTGTTGCGAAGTCCATAAACAAGCGGCTACATCCGTCGCCGGGAAAGGAATACCACGGGAGAGTCGAGCAAGAACGCTCGGGGTCCTCGACCGGTACTGGCAGCAGATTGCCGCCCACGGCCACGGACGGCCGATCGACCGGCCGCCGGCAGTGACGGAGTGGTCCGTCAGCTGGTCGTCGCCGACTTCTGGCCCATGGCCAGGAAGTACGCCGCGCACCTCGGCCAGGGCACGCTGCGCCCGCTCGGCCCCGGATACTGGTACGGCGGCCCGTGGCTCCGTGTCATGCTGCTCAGCGTTGTCAAGGAGCAATAGCGCGATCCGGCCGCGGCTCTATGACCACCCGTTCTGGTCGGGCCGGCGGTGGGTGGCCGGGTGGTCGCATCCGTCGGTCGATCATGGGATCGCGGTCACTCCGCCACCGCCTTCCCGGGAAACGGCGCGGAGACGAGCGACGGGATGATCAGACGGTGAAACGGCTTCACCACCGCGAAGTAGGCGCGGCCAAGGGTGTCGTTCAGCTGCACCTCGGTGGTGAAGCTTCCGCGCGGAGCGATGCCCTCGCGGGTCGTGAAGATCGCGCGGAAGGCCAGGTGCGGGTCGGAGTCCGCGCAGACGACACGGTCGGCCTCGATCGAGCGCACGACGAGCGGACCGAACTTTCCGCCGACGGAAAGGTGGACGCTGCGGCCGTAGTTTCGTTCCTGCGTCTGGAAACCTAGGCGGCCGGCGACGACGTCCCGCGCGGACAGCAGCATCTCCAGCCAGCGCGGTGCCGCTTCGAGGATGCGGGCGCAGAACGCCGGCGCGTCCATCGGCTCGGGCAGGGCAACGGAGTAGGTGTCGCGGTAGTCGATCCGAT from Frankia alni ACN14a harbors:
- a CDS encoding FAD/NAD(P)-binding protein, which gives rise to MSAPVVVAVVGGGASGCLATAQLARSVAVTGRRFTILLVEPDDVGEGLAYRTRDPRHRLNVPAAKMSAFDDDPQHFLRWLRRHVAVDFPAGGYAPRQFYADYLRHTLEETLRAAGGVHCERVRARATDVRRHGRRLRLTLDDGTSHPVDGVVLALGHGAATTSWAPPALARSPRFVGDPWRADSQPRVPAGSDVLLVGSGLTMADMAQRWSRAGVRLHVTSRHGLLPLPHAANPAPPLAAPQLPDGPLSLAQARRLVFDHIRAADGDWRRAVDAMRPVTAELWSRLDAAARSRFVATTMRRWDQVRHRVDPAVHAWLEQRRAEGSLVVHAAHVVDAADTAAGIEVSLGDGSRVVAAAVVNCTGAGAGVRTSHDPLIMNLLASGLATPDALDLGFATEGSGRLVATDGPRPAIWAIGPLRRGELWESTAIPDLRGQAAALARAVVTALPGPRVVRRVRDPYGLPLTASPAAAGRYVAGLGRILRVRSGAETLVAEAVAADPQFALGQAVLALLGAEWGADVDVETALRNAQRHAGRADERERRFIEVVAARIHEPGGAGSAAALLSYIQAYPEDALAVSIAVPTIAFNGATEIPAEAWALVEGLAAVYRDDWWYRGLLAFTRQEQERWDEAAELAALSLAVEPTAGHAVHAKTHVHYETGDHEAGLAWLDAWISTCGSDSSHRAHFSWHAALHELALGDDNAIRARFSTQLSPPAVSGVRALIDSASLLWRGLAAGAWTSVELGPVLETVPGALLVDPPTPFVGLHAAIALAAVGDCRRLAQLRRSAAARSSAVFTDTVAPLADALMHLLHGDPDRATDALIALPGVERLGGSAAQREIVEDTTIYCAIQANRPDLAQSLLQTRLDRRCSPRDVHRRAQLLTGQQTGRSSPSE
- a CDS encoding DUF5708 family protein, which codes for MSNNVKSLITGAFMLAAGLILYFTTDGVKIPVFTLTKVGVVLVFLGALELVITTGAMLLPDRKSQRR
- a CDS encoding DUF2867 domain-containing protein — encoded protein: MSASADRFDRIDYRDTYSVALPEPMDAPAFCARILEAAPRWLEMLLSARDVVAGRLGFQTQERNYGRSVHLSVGGKFGPLVVRSIEADRVVCADSDPHLAFRAIFTTREGIAPRGSFTTEVQLNDTLGRAYFAVVKPFHRLIIPSLVSAPFPGKAVAE